The following proteins are encoded in a genomic region of Oncorhynchus keta strain PuntledgeMale-10-30-2019 chromosome 6, Oket_V2, whole genome shotgun sequence:
- the LOC118385264 gene encoding sepiapterin reductase-like → MQANGICNVIIPDAKDLGRALCIITGASKGFGRTIAKEISLLLKPRSVLVLAARSDDKLRELQENLASSDAGRAGLVTRCVVVDLGMKEGVESVIRAAKEISSEDIEHFILINNAASLGDVSRYAQSFTNMAEVDSYLSLNVSSALSLTAGLLQVFPRRQGLRRCVVNVSSLCALQPLPSWVLYCTGKAARDMMFRVLAEEEPDLRVLNYSPGPLDTDMQVEARDCTADPGVRKSFSVMLSQGQLLTCEDSCAKLMKVLLEDEYPSGAHLDFYDL, encoded by the exons ATGCAGGCCAATGGTATCTGCAACGTAATTATACCAGACGCGAAGGACCTAGGGAGAGCGCTGTGCATCATCACCGGGGCGTCCAAAGGATTTGGCCGAACCATAGCGAAAGAGATTTCCCTGTTACTTAAACCGAGGTCGGTGCTTGTTTTGGCCGCTCGCTCCGATGACAAATTGCGGGAACTCCAGGAAAATTTGGCTTCGTCGGATGCGGGCAGGGCAGGATTGGTAACTCGTTGTGTTGTCGTAGACCTAGGAATGAAAGAAGGGGTGGAAAGTGTCATCAGGGCCGCGAAAGAGATTTCCTCCGAGGATATTGAACATTTCATACTGATAAACAATGCTG ccTCTCTGGGAGACGTGTCGCGCTATGCGCAGAGTTTCACCAACATGGCGGAGGTGGACTCCTACCTGTCACTCAACGTAAGCTCCGCCCTCAGCCTGACAGCCGGCCTGCTGCAGGTGTTCCCACGACGACAGGGGCTGCGGCGCTGTGTAGTCAACGTGAGCTCGTTGTGTGCCCTGCAGCCCCTCCCCTCCTGGGTGCTGTACTGCACAGGCAAGGCAGCCCGAGACATGATGTTCCGTGTGCTGGCAGAGGAGGAGCCGGACCTTCGTGTACTCAACTATTCCCCAG GTCCCCTGGACACAGACATGCAGGTGGAGGCCAGGGACTGCACGGCAGACCCTGGTGTGAGGAAGTCCTTCTCGGTCATGCTCTCCCAGGGTCAGCTGCTCACCTGTGAAGACTCCTGTGCTAAGCTGATGAAGGTGCTGCTGGAGGATGAATACCCCTCCGGAGCACACCTTGATTTCTATGAtctgtag